ctCCAGCAGGGAGTGTGTCATGGCACCAAACTCATCTGAAAAGGcacagggatggaaaaagggcAGAATTCAATTATTCAGAGGACAAAATTTATCTTGAGGTTATTTTAAGACATGTTCATTTGAAAGTGCCATATGAAGATAAAAATCTATCAAGAGGATCAAAGCTGCAGCCTCACACTATGCAGCACCTTTTATGTCACTGTTTGAGCTTCAGATGTGGGCTTGCTAATGTGAAGATCCCCaccagggaggagaggaggccACAGAAACCAATCACTCCTGGGTTGGTCTTGTAGATTCCCAGCGTATCCAGAGGGCCTGAGAGATCACAGAGATTCTTCACCAAGTCCAGCAGCAAAGGAGGATTCCTTTTCAGAATCTGAAACAGCTGGCAGAGAAAACTATGCAAACCATCACTTTTCACACCATTTAATTCCTCGCTGTGCTCCTGCCAGAAGCAATTctcctttgtcttttcttccagCACAGCTTGTTCCAGCCTCCAGGAGATCTCATACCAGTCCCTGGCCAGGTTGAGCAGGAGTGAGCAGTAGTAGCACTTGGTAGCCCAGTGGTGCCACTTGGGCCTGTCGATGCGGGGCTGGAGGCCGACGCTCCGCAGCCACAGCACGGCGTCGCACACGAAGTACAGCGCCCGGCTCAGGTGCGAGGCTGTGAGGCACAGGCGAGGCACGGCCTCGGGCAGCTCGGCACTTCTCCTGGCTGCCACCAAGGCGTGCACCACGTTGCCCAGTCTGAACACTGCAAGAAACCCCACAAAGGTTAGCACTGCCTCATGCAGAACTTGCCCTGCCGCTGTCCACGCGTAGCTTTACAAAACTTGGAGGGCTCTGG
The sequence above is drawn from the Ficedula albicollis isolate OC2 chromosome 10, FicAlb1.5, whole genome shotgun sequence genome and encodes:
- the PEX11A gene encoding peroxisomal membrane protein 11A isoform X3, which codes for MRATQYTCMLLSYLIENKADKKKLVMKLKQLESSMSSGRKMFRLGNVVHALVAARRSAELPEAVPRLCLTASHLSRALYFVCDAVLWLRSVGLQPRIDRPKWHHWATKCYYCSLLLNLARDWYEISWRLEQAVLEEKTKENCFWQEHSEELNGVKSDGLHSFLCQLFQILKRNPPLLLDLVKNLCDLSGPLDTLGIYKTNPGVIGFCGLLSSLVGIFTLASPHLKLKQ
- the PEX11A gene encoding peroxisomal membrane protein 11A isoform X2, with translation MEGFVDFTNRCQGRDQLFRATQYTCMLLSYLIENKADKKKLVMKLKQLESSMSSGRKMFRLGNVVHALVAARRSAELPEAVPRLCLTASHLSRALYFVCDAVLWLRSVGLQPRIDRPKWHHWATKCYYCSLLLNLARDWYEISWRLEQAVLEEKTKENCFWQEHSEELNGVKSDGLHSFLCQLFQILKRNPPLLLDLVKNLCDLSGPLDTLGIYKTNPGVIGFCGLLSSLVGIFTLASPHLKLKQ
- the PEX11A gene encoding peroxisomal membrane protein 11A isoform X1; its protein translation is MVGESPADASEYSPPWFSFSRGKAHHGRRNHPGCRRTKSPSILSFMRATQYTCMLLSYLIENKADKKKLVMKLKQLESSMSSGRKMFRLGNVVHALVAARRSAELPEAVPRLCLTASHLSRALYFVCDAVLWLRSVGLQPRIDRPKWHHWATKCYYCSLLLNLARDWYEISWRLEQAVLEEKTKENCFWQEHSEELNGVKSDGLHSFLCQLFQILKRNPPLLLDLVKNLCDLSGPLDTLGIYKTNPGVIGFCGLLSSLVGIFTLASPHLKLKQ